A portion of the Glycine max cultivar Williams 82 chromosome 10, Glycine_max_v4.0, whole genome shotgun sequence genome contains these proteins:
- the LOC100805017 gene encoding zinc finger CCCH domain-containing protein 32 isoform X3 gives MDLYGRGQARNGSNPVNQPEWRSPGTDTGLEESMWHLTLGGGESYPERPGVPNCVYYMRTGVCGYGSRCRYNHPRDRAAVAAAVRVTGDYPERVGEPPCQYYLKTGTCKFGASCKFHHPKNGGGYLTQAPLNIYGYPLRPGEKECSYYLKTGQCKFGISCKFHHPQPAGTSLPTSAPQFYQQVQSPTVPLPEQYGGASTSLRVARPPVLPGSYVQGAYGPVLLSPGVVQFPGWSHYSAPVSPVLSPGAQPTVGATSLYGVTQLSSPTSAFARPYTPLSSTTGPSGSNLKDQFFPERPGEPECQYYLRTGDCKFGLACRYHHPRDHIVARPLLSPVGLPLRPRGSFHSILS, from the exons ATGGACTTGTACGGTCGGGGTCAGGCCAGAAATGGATCCAACCCGGTGAACCAGCCTGAATGGCGCTCGCCGGGCACCGACACTGGCCTCGAAG AATCGATGTGGCATTTAACGCTGGGTGGTGGTGAATCTTACCCGGAGCGACCCGGTGTGCCCAATTGTGTGTATTACATGCGAACCGGTGTGTGCGGATATGGTAGCAGGTGTCGTTATAATCACCCTCGCGATCGTGCTGCG GTTGCTGCGGCAGTAAGAGTTACAGGGGACTACCCAGAAAGGGTGGGGGAACCTCCGTGTCag TATTATTTAAAGACTGGAACCTGTAAATTTGGTGCATCCTGTAAATTCCACCATCCAAAAAATGGAGGTGGATATTTAACCCAAGCTCCATTAAATATTTATGGATACCCGTTACGGCCG GGTGAGAAAGAATGCTCCTACTATTTAAAAACGGGGCAGTGCAAATTTGGTATATCTTGTAAATTCCATCATCCTCAACCTGCTGGCACATCATTGCCAACTTCTGCACCTCAATTTTATCAACAGGTGCAGTCTCCCACGGTTCCTCTGCCTGAACAGTATGGAGGAGCATCCACAAGCTTGAGAGTGGCCAGGCCTCCTGTATTGCCTGGTTCATATGTACAAGGGGCTTATGGTCCTGTACTTCTTTCTCCAGGGGTTGTCCAATTTCCTGGATGGAGTCATTATTCG GCACCTGTAAGTCCTGTGCTATCTCCTGGCGCTCAACCTACTGTTGGGGCCACTTCTTTATATGGAGTGACCCAGTTGTCATCCCCAACATCAGCTTTTGCTAGACCATATACTCCTCTGTCCTCTACTACCGGCCCTTCAGGAAGCAATCTGAAGGATCAATTTTTTCCTGAAAGACCCGGTGAACCTGAATGCCAATACTATCTGAGAACAGGGGACTGTAAATTTGGATTAGCTTGTCGATATCATCATCCTCGGGATCATATTGTGGCACGGCCACTTCTTAGCCCTGTTGGACTTCCTTTACGTCCG CGTGGTAGTTTCCATTCTATCTTGAGTTGA
- the LOC100805017 gene encoding zinc finger CCCH domain-containing protein 32 isoform X5: MDLYGRGQARNGSNPVNQPEWRSPGTDTGLEESMWHLTLGGGESYPERPGVPNCVYYMRTGVCGYGSRCRYNHPRDRAAVAAAVRVTGDYPERVGEPPCQYYLKTGTCKFGASCKFHHPKNGGGYLTQAPLNIYGYPLRPGEKECSYYLKTGQCKFGISCKFHHPQPAGTSLPTSAPQFYQQVQSPTVPLPEQYGGASTSLRVARPPVLPGSYVQGAYGPVLLSPGVVQFPGWSHYSAPVSPVLSPGAQPTVGATSLYGVTQLSSPTSAFARPYTPLSSTTGPSGSNLKDQFFPERPGEPECQYYLRTGDCKFGLACRYHHPRDHIVARPLLSPVGLPLRPVV, from the exons ATGGACTTGTACGGTCGGGGTCAGGCCAGAAATGGATCCAACCCGGTGAACCAGCCTGAATGGCGCTCGCCGGGCACCGACACTGGCCTCGAAG AATCGATGTGGCATTTAACGCTGGGTGGTGGTGAATCTTACCCGGAGCGACCCGGTGTGCCCAATTGTGTGTATTACATGCGAACCGGTGTGTGCGGATATGGTAGCAGGTGTCGTTATAATCACCCTCGCGATCGTGCTGCG GTTGCTGCGGCAGTAAGAGTTACAGGGGACTACCCAGAAAGGGTGGGGGAACCTCCGTGTCag TATTATTTAAAGACTGGAACCTGTAAATTTGGTGCATCCTGTAAATTCCACCATCCAAAAAATGGAGGTGGATATTTAACCCAAGCTCCATTAAATATTTATGGATACCCGTTACGGCCG GGTGAGAAAGAATGCTCCTACTATTTAAAAACGGGGCAGTGCAAATTTGGTATATCTTGTAAATTCCATCATCCTCAACCTGCTGGCACATCATTGCCAACTTCTGCACCTCAATTTTATCAACAGGTGCAGTCTCCCACGGTTCCTCTGCCTGAACAGTATGGAGGAGCATCCACAAGCTTGAGAGTGGCCAGGCCTCCTGTATTGCCTGGTTCATATGTACAAGGGGCTTATGGTCCTGTACTTCTTTCTCCAGGGGTTGTCCAATTTCCTGGATGGAGTCATTATTCG GCACCTGTAAGTCCTGTGCTATCTCCTGGCGCTCAACCTACTGTTGGGGCCACTTCTTTATATGGAGTGACCCAGTTGTCATCCCCAACATCAGCTTTTGCTAGACCATATACTCCTCTGTCCTCTACTACCGGCCCTTCAGGAAGCAATCTGAAGGATCAATTTTTTCCTGAAAGACCCGGTGAACCTGAATGCCAATACTATCTGAGAACAGGGGACTGTAAATTTGGATTAGCTTGTCGATATCATCATCCTCGGGATCATATTGTGGCACGGCCACTTCTTAGCCCTGTTGGACTTCCTTTACGTCCG GTAGTCTAG
- the LOC100805017 gene encoding zinc finger CCCH domain-containing protein 32 isoform X4 has product MDLYGRGQARNGSNPVNQPEWRSPGTDTGLEESMWHLTLGGGESYPERPGVPNCVYYMRTGVCGYGSRCRYNHPRDRAAVAAAVRVTGDYPERVGEPPCQYYLKTGTCKFGASCKFHHPKNGGGYLTQAPLNIYGYPLRPGEKECSYYLKTGQCKFGISCKFHHPQPAGTSLPTSAPQFYQQVQSPTVPLPEQYGGASTSLRVARPPVLPGSYVQGAYGPVLLSPGVVQFPGWSHYSAPVSPVLSPGAQPTVGATSLYGVTQLSSPTSAFARPYTPLSSTTGPSGSNLKDQFFPERPGEPECQYYLRTGDCKFGLACRYHHPRDHIVARPLLSPVGLPLRPVH; this is encoded by the exons ATGGACTTGTACGGTCGGGGTCAGGCCAGAAATGGATCCAACCCGGTGAACCAGCCTGAATGGCGCTCGCCGGGCACCGACACTGGCCTCGAAG AATCGATGTGGCATTTAACGCTGGGTGGTGGTGAATCTTACCCGGAGCGACCCGGTGTGCCCAATTGTGTGTATTACATGCGAACCGGTGTGTGCGGATATGGTAGCAGGTGTCGTTATAATCACCCTCGCGATCGTGCTGCG GTTGCTGCGGCAGTAAGAGTTACAGGGGACTACCCAGAAAGGGTGGGGGAACCTCCGTGTCag TATTATTTAAAGACTGGAACCTGTAAATTTGGTGCATCCTGTAAATTCCACCATCCAAAAAATGGAGGTGGATATTTAACCCAAGCTCCATTAAATATTTATGGATACCCGTTACGGCCG GGTGAGAAAGAATGCTCCTACTATTTAAAAACGGGGCAGTGCAAATTTGGTATATCTTGTAAATTCCATCATCCTCAACCTGCTGGCACATCATTGCCAACTTCTGCACCTCAATTTTATCAACAGGTGCAGTCTCCCACGGTTCCTCTGCCTGAACAGTATGGAGGAGCATCCACAAGCTTGAGAGTGGCCAGGCCTCCTGTATTGCCTGGTTCATATGTACAAGGGGCTTATGGTCCTGTACTTCTTTCTCCAGGGGTTGTCCAATTTCCTGGATGGAGTCATTATTCG GCACCTGTAAGTCCTGTGCTATCTCCTGGCGCTCAACCTACTGTTGGGGCCACTTCTTTATATGGAGTGACCCAGTTGTCATCCCCAACATCAGCTTTTGCTAGACCATATACTCCTCTGTCCTCTACTACCGGCCCTTCAGGAAGCAATCTGAAGGATCAATTTTTTCCTGAAAGACCCGGTGAACCTGAATGCCAATACTATCTGAGAACAGGGGACTGTAAATTTGGATTAGCTTGTCGATATCATCATCCTCGGGATCATATTGTGGCACGGCCACTTCTTAGCCCTGTTGGACTTCCTTTACGTCCG GTGCACTAG
- the LOC100805017 gene encoding zinc finger CCCH domain-containing protein 32 isoform X2, producing MDLYGRGQARNGSNPVNQPEWRSPGTDTGLEESMWHLTLGGGESYPERPGVPNCVYYMRTGVCGYGSRCRYNHPRDRAAVAAAVRVTGDYPERVGEPPCQYYLKTGTCKFGASCKFHHPKNGGGYLTQAPLNIYGYPLRPGEKECSYYLKTGQCKFGISCKFHHPQPAGTSLPTSAPQFYQQVQSPTVPLPEQYGGASTSLRVARPPVLPGSYVQGAYGPVLLSPGVVQFPGWSHYSAPVSPVLSPGAQPTVGATSLYGVTQLSSPTSAFARPYTPLSSTTGPSGSNLKDQFFPERPGEPECQYYLRTGDCKFGLACRYHHPRDHIVARPLLSPVGLPLRPKTGGSTLCILFAKWALQVWLHVQI from the exons ATGGACTTGTACGGTCGGGGTCAGGCCAGAAATGGATCCAACCCGGTGAACCAGCCTGAATGGCGCTCGCCGGGCACCGACACTGGCCTCGAAG AATCGATGTGGCATTTAACGCTGGGTGGTGGTGAATCTTACCCGGAGCGACCCGGTGTGCCCAATTGTGTGTATTACATGCGAACCGGTGTGTGCGGATATGGTAGCAGGTGTCGTTATAATCACCCTCGCGATCGTGCTGCG GTTGCTGCGGCAGTAAGAGTTACAGGGGACTACCCAGAAAGGGTGGGGGAACCTCCGTGTCag TATTATTTAAAGACTGGAACCTGTAAATTTGGTGCATCCTGTAAATTCCACCATCCAAAAAATGGAGGTGGATATTTAACCCAAGCTCCATTAAATATTTATGGATACCCGTTACGGCCG GGTGAGAAAGAATGCTCCTACTATTTAAAAACGGGGCAGTGCAAATTTGGTATATCTTGTAAATTCCATCATCCTCAACCTGCTGGCACATCATTGCCAACTTCTGCACCTCAATTTTATCAACAGGTGCAGTCTCCCACGGTTCCTCTGCCTGAACAGTATGGAGGAGCATCCACAAGCTTGAGAGTGGCCAGGCCTCCTGTATTGCCTGGTTCATATGTACAAGGGGCTTATGGTCCTGTACTTCTTTCTCCAGGGGTTGTCCAATTTCCTGGATGGAGTCATTATTCG GCACCTGTAAGTCCTGTGCTATCTCCTGGCGCTCAACCTACTGTTGGGGCCACTTCTTTATATGGAGTGACCCAGTTGTCATCCCCAACATCAGCTTTTGCTAGACCATATACTCCTCTGTCCTCTACTACCGGCCCTTCAGGAAGCAATCTGAAGGATCAATTTTTTCCTGAAAGACCCGGTGAACCTGAATGCCAATACTATCTGAGAACAGGGGACTGTAAATTTGGATTAGCTTGTCGATATCATCATCCTCGGGATCATATTGTGGCACGGCCACTTCTTAGCCCTGTTGGACTTCCTTTACGTCCG AAAACAGGGGGTTCAACCTTGTGCATTTTATTTGCAAAATGGGCATTGCAAGTTTGGCTCCACGTGCAAATTTGA
- the LOC100805017 gene encoding zinc finger CCCH domain-containing protein 32 isoform X1 — protein MDLYGRGQARNGSNPVNQPEWRSPGTDTGLEESMWHLTLGGGESYPERPGVPNCVYYMRTGVCGYGSRCRYNHPRDRAAVAAAVRVTGDYPERVGEPPCQYYLKTGTCKFGASCKFHHPKNGGGYLTQAPLNIYGYPLRPGEKECSYYLKTGQCKFGISCKFHHPQPAGTSLPTSAPQFYQQVQSPTVPLPEQYGGASTSLRVARPPVLPGSYVQGAYGPVLLSPGVVQFPGWSHYSAPVSPVLSPGAQPTVGATSLYGVTQLSSPTSAFARPYTPLSSTTGPSGSNLKDQFFPERPGEPECQYYLRTGDCKFGLACRYHHPRDHIVARPLLSPVGLPLRPGVQPCAFYLQNGHCKFGSTCKFDHPLGSTRYTPWVSSFIDVPVTPYPVGSLLSQLAPSTTSSELRPELMSGSKKESLAARISSSGNSSGTSVGLIFSQGGSVSLSNVQLSSQSSAPSKQ, from the exons ATGGACTTGTACGGTCGGGGTCAGGCCAGAAATGGATCCAACCCGGTGAACCAGCCTGAATGGCGCTCGCCGGGCACCGACACTGGCCTCGAAG AATCGATGTGGCATTTAACGCTGGGTGGTGGTGAATCTTACCCGGAGCGACCCGGTGTGCCCAATTGTGTGTATTACATGCGAACCGGTGTGTGCGGATATGGTAGCAGGTGTCGTTATAATCACCCTCGCGATCGTGCTGCG GTTGCTGCGGCAGTAAGAGTTACAGGGGACTACCCAGAAAGGGTGGGGGAACCTCCGTGTCag TATTATTTAAAGACTGGAACCTGTAAATTTGGTGCATCCTGTAAATTCCACCATCCAAAAAATGGAGGTGGATATTTAACCCAAGCTCCATTAAATATTTATGGATACCCGTTACGGCCG GGTGAGAAAGAATGCTCCTACTATTTAAAAACGGGGCAGTGCAAATTTGGTATATCTTGTAAATTCCATCATCCTCAACCTGCTGGCACATCATTGCCAACTTCTGCACCTCAATTTTATCAACAGGTGCAGTCTCCCACGGTTCCTCTGCCTGAACAGTATGGAGGAGCATCCACAAGCTTGAGAGTGGCCAGGCCTCCTGTATTGCCTGGTTCATATGTACAAGGGGCTTATGGTCCTGTACTTCTTTCTCCAGGGGTTGTCCAATTTCCTGGATGGAGTCATTATTCG GCACCTGTAAGTCCTGTGCTATCTCCTGGCGCTCAACCTACTGTTGGGGCCACTTCTTTATATGGAGTGACCCAGTTGTCATCCCCAACATCAGCTTTTGCTAGACCATATACTCCTCTGTCCTCTACTACCGGCCCTTCAGGAAGCAATCTGAAGGATCAATTTTTTCCTGAAAGACCCGGTGAACCTGAATGCCAATACTATCTGAGAACAGGGGACTGTAAATTTGGATTAGCTTGTCGATATCATCATCCTCGGGATCATATTGTGGCACGGCCACTTCTTAGCCCTGTTGGACTTCCTTTACGTCCG GGGGTTCAACCTTGTGCATTTTATTTGCAAAATGGGCATTGCAAGTTTGGCTCCACGTGCAAATTTGACCATCCTTTGGGATCTACGAGATACACACCATGGGTATCTTCTTTCATTGATGTGCCAGTTACTCCATACCCAGTTGGGTCGTTGCTCTCTCAGCTGGCTCCTTCAACAACATCTTCAGAGCTTCGGCCTGAACTGATGTCAGGGTCCAAAAAGGAATCCCTTGCAGCCAGAATATCTTCTTCTGGAAATAGTTCTGGTACTTCTGTGGGTCTAATTTTCTCACAAGGTGGGTCTGTTTCGCTATCTAATGTGCAACTCTCAAGTCAGAGTTCCGCCCCCTCTAAGCAGTAG
- the LOC100807676 gene encoding BTB/POZ domain-containing protein At1g03010 isoform X1: MGVVTVGELKTSISGKRTFRPSSSIRHATEWPISDVSSDLTIEVGASSFALHKFPLVSRSGRLRKMLLETKDSKVSRISLPNLPGGAEAFELAAKFCYGINVEFTLSNVAMLKCVAHFLEMTEEFAEKNLETQAEAYLKETVLPNISNTISVLHRCESLVPISEEISLVSRLINAIASNACKEQLTTGLQKLDHNFPSKTASNMEPETPSEWWGKSLNVLSLDFFQRVLSAVKSKGLKQDMISKILINYAHNSLQGIVRDHQAVKACFPDLEVQKKQRVIVEAIAGLLPTQSRKSLVPMAFLSSLLKAAIAASASTSCRSDLEKRIGLQLDQAILEDILIATNSHQNTHGAIYDTDSILRIFSNFLNLDEEDEDDNNGHLRDESEMVYDFDSPGSPKQSSILKVSKLMDNYLAEVALDPNLLPSKFISLAELLPDHARIVSDGLYRAVDIFLKVHPNIKDSERYRLCKTIDCQKMSQEACSHAAQNERLPVQMAVQVLYFEQIRLRNAMNGGHNQLFFGGGLNGPFPQRSGSGAGSGAISPRDNYASVRRENRELKLEVARMRMRLTDLEKDHVNMKQELVRSHPANKLFKSFTKKLSKLNAMFRINSIKPGSESRFPFPKRRRHSVS; encoded by the exons ATGGGAGTGGTCACTGTTGGAGAATTGAAGACTAGCATCTCAGGGAAGAGGACCTTTCGTCCAAGTTCAAGCATAAGGCATGCCACTGAGTG GCCAATATCTGATGTCTCTAGTGATCTCACCATCGAAGTAGGAGCTTCAAGCTTTGCACTTCACAAG TTTCCTCTTGTTTCCAGGAGTGGAAGGCTTCGGAAAATGTTGTTAGAAACAAAAGATTCAAAAGTTTCGCGCATTAGTCTCCCAAACTTGCCAGGTGGTGCAGAGGCATTTGAGCTGGCTGCCAAATTCTGTTATGGGATCAATGTTGAGTTCACTCTCTCCAATGTTGCCATGCTAAAATGTGTAGCGCATTTCCTAGAAATGACAGAAGAGTTTGCAGAGAAAAACTTGGAGACGCAAGCCGAAGCATATCTAAAGGAGACAGTGCTCCCAAATATATCAAACACAATATCTGTTCTTCACCGTTGTGAATCTCTTGTTCCCATTTCAGAAGAGATTAGCCTTGTCAGCAGACTAATCAATGCAATTGCAAGCAATGCATGTAAAGAACAACTCACCACTGGTTTGCAAAAACTGGACCACAACTTCCCTTCTAAAACCGCCTCAAACATGGAACCCGAAACACCCTCAGAATGGTGGGGGAAATCTCTCAATGTTCTTAGCCTTGATTTCTTCCAAAGAGTTTTGTCTGCAGTGAAGTCAAAGGGACTAAAACAAGACATGATCAGCAAAATTTTGATAAACTATGCACATAATTCCCTTCAAGGGATTGTTAGGGACCACCAAGCAGTGAAAGCATGTTTTCCTGACTTGGAAgtacaaaagaaacaaagagtCATTGTTGAAGCAATAGCTGGCTTACTACCCACTCAATCAAGGAAAAGCCTAGTTCCTATGGCATTTCTCTCAAGTTTGTTGAAAGCTGCAATAGCTGCATCAGCATCCACTTCTTGCAGATCTGATTTGGAGAAAAGGATTGGTCTACAACTTGACCAGGCTATTCTTGAAGACATCCTAATCGCAACAAATTCACATCAAAACACACATGGGGCTATTTATGACACGGATTCAATTTTGAGGATTTTTTCCAATTTTCTGAACTTGGATGAGGAGGATGAAGATGATAATAATGGTCACTTGAGAGATGAAAGTGAAATGGTTTATGACTTTGACAGCCCCGGATCTCCAAAACAAAGCTCAATTCTAAAGGTATCCAAATTAATGGACAACTATCTTGCTGAAGTGGCACTAGACCCAAACTTGTTGCCATCAAAGTTCATATCCCTTGCTGAACTACTTCCAGATCATGCACGTATTGTGAGTGATGGGCTCTATAGAGCTGTTGATATCTTCCTTAAG gtTCATCCAAACATAAAGGACTCAGAACGGTACCGGCTATGCAAAACCATTGATTGCCAGAAAATGTCTCAAGAAGCATGCAGCCATGCAGCACAGAATGAAAGGCTACCAGTGCAGATGGCAGTTCAGGTTCTATACTTTGAGCAAATAAGGCTCCGCAATGCCATGAATGGAGGGCACAACCAATTGTTCTTTGGAGGAGGACTTAATGGTCCATTCCCTCAACGCTCAGGGAGTGGTGCAGGAAGTGGAGCCATTTCTCCGAGAGACAACTATGCATCAGTGAGAAGGGAGAACCGAGAGCTGAAGCTAGAAGTTGCAAGAATGAGAATGAGGCTCACTGACTTGGagaaagaccatgtcaacatgaagcAGGAGCTAGTGAGGTCTCACCCTGCCAACAAGCTATTCAAATCATTCACCAAAAAACTAAGCAAGCTAAATGCTATGTTTCGGATTAACAGTATTAAGCCAGGTTCTGAGAGTCGCTTCCCTTTTCCTAAGAGAAGGCGTCACTCAGTTTCATGA
- the LOC100807676 gene encoding BTB/POZ domain-containing protein At1g03010 isoform X2, translating into MLQQKTLSSSLIISFWPISDVSSDLTIEVGASSFALHKFPLVSRSGRLRKMLLETKDSKVSRISLPNLPGGAEAFELAAKFCYGINVEFTLSNVAMLKCVAHFLEMTEEFAEKNLETQAEAYLKETVLPNISNTISVLHRCESLVPISEEISLVSRLINAIASNACKEQLTTGLQKLDHNFPSKTASNMEPETPSEWWGKSLNVLSLDFFQRVLSAVKSKGLKQDMISKILINYAHNSLQGIVRDHQAVKACFPDLEVQKKQRVIVEAIAGLLPTQSRKSLVPMAFLSSLLKAAIAASASTSCRSDLEKRIGLQLDQAILEDILIATNSHQNTHGAIYDTDSILRIFSNFLNLDEEDEDDNNGHLRDESEMVYDFDSPGSPKQSSILKVSKLMDNYLAEVALDPNLLPSKFISLAELLPDHARIVSDGLYRAVDIFLKVHPNIKDSERYRLCKTIDCQKMSQEACSHAAQNERLPVQMAVQVLYFEQIRLRNAMNGGHNQLFFGGGLNGPFPQRSGSGAGSGAISPRDNYASVRRENRELKLEVARMRMRLTDLEKDHVNMKQELVRSHPANKLFKSFTKKLSKLNAMFRINSIKPGSESRFPFPKRRRHSVS; encoded by the exons ATGCTGCAGCAAAAGACTCTTTCAAGTTCTCTGATAATTTCATTTTG GCCAATATCTGATGTCTCTAGTGATCTCACCATCGAAGTAGGAGCTTCAAGCTTTGCACTTCACAAG TTTCCTCTTGTTTCCAGGAGTGGAAGGCTTCGGAAAATGTTGTTAGAAACAAAAGATTCAAAAGTTTCGCGCATTAGTCTCCCAAACTTGCCAGGTGGTGCAGAGGCATTTGAGCTGGCTGCCAAATTCTGTTATGGGATCAATGTTGAGTTCACTCTCTCCAATGTTGCCATGCTAAAATGTGTAGCGCATTTCCTAGAAATGACAGAAGAGTTTGCAGAGAAAAACTTGGAGACGCAAGCCGAAGCATATCTAAAGGAGACAGTGCTCCCAAATATATCAAACACAATATCTGTTCTTCACCGTTGTGAATCTCTTGTTCCCATTTCAGAAGAGATTAGCCTTGTCAGCAGACTAATCAATGCAATTGCAAGCAATGCATGTAAAGAACAACTCACCACTGGTTTGCAAAAACTGGACCACAACTTCCCTTCTAAAACCGCCTCAAACATGGAACCCGAAACACCCTCAGAATGGTGGGGGAAATCTCTCAATGTTCTTAGCCTTGATTTCTTCCAAAGAGTTTTGTCTGCAGTGAAGTCAAAGGGACTAAAACAAGACATGATCAGCAAAATTTTGATAAACTATGCACATAATTCCCTTCAAGGGATTGTTAGGGACCACCAAGCAGTGAAAGCATGTTTTCCTGACTTGGAAgtacaaaagaaacaaagagtCATTGTTGAAGCAATAGCTGGCTTACTACCCACTCAATCAAGGAAAAGCCTAGTTCCTATGGCATTTCTCTCAAGTTTGTTGAAAGCTGCAATAGCTGCATCAGCATCCACTTCTTGCAGATCTGATTTGGAGAAAAGGATTGGTCTACAACTTGACCAGGCTATTCTTGAAGACATCCTAATCGCAACAAATTCACATCAAAACACACATGGGGCTATTTATGACACGGATTCAATTTTGAGGATTTTTTCCAATTTTCTGAACTTGGATGAGGAGGATGAAGATGATAATAATGGTCACTTGAGAGATGAAAGTGAAATGGTTTATGACTTTGACAGCCCCGGATCTCCAAAACAAAGCTCAATTCTAAAGGTATCCAAATTAATGGACAACTATCTTGCTGAAGTGGCACTAGACCCAAACTTGTTGCCATCAAAGTTCATATCCCTTGCTGAACTACTTCCAGATCATGCACGTATTGTGAGTGATGGGCTCTATAGAGCTGTTGATATCTTCCTTAAG gtTCATCCAAACATAAAGGACTCAGAACGGTACCGGCTATGCAAAACCATTGATTGCCAGAAAATGTCTCAAGAAGCATGCAGCCATGCAGCACAGAATGAAAGGCTACCAGTGCAGATGGCAGTTCAGGTTCTATACTTTGAGCAAATAAGGCTCCGCAATGCCATGAATGGAGGGCACAACCAATTGTTCTTTGGAGGAGGACTTAATGGTCCATTCCCTCAACGCTCAGGGAGTGGTGCAGGAAGTGGAGCCATTTCTCCGAGAGACAACTATGCATCAGTGAGAAGGGAGAACCGAGAGCTGAAGCTAGAAGTTGCAAGAATGAGAATGAGGCTCACTGACTTGGagaaagaccatgtcaacatgaagcAGGAGCTAGTGAGGTCTCACCCTGCCAACAAGCTATTCAAATCATTCACCAAAAAACTAAGCAAGCTAAATGCTATGTTTCGGATTAACAGTATTAAGCCAGGTTCTGAGAGTCGCTTCCCTTTTCCTAAGAGAAGGCGTCACTCAGTTTCATGA
- the LOC106794948 gene encoding monothiol glutaredoxin-S1, producing MDLLATLTADKPVVIFSKSTCAISHSVKALICSFGANPTVIEIDKMTNGQQIERALIQVGCRPTVPAVFIGQQLIGGADEVICLNVQNRLAQLLLRARAIFIWSS from the coding sequence ATGGACTTGCTGGCAACTTTGACTGCTGACAAGCCAGTGGTGATCTTCAGCAAGAGCACTTGTGCCATTAGCCATTCTGTGAAAGCTCTCATATGCAGCTTTGGTGCCAACCCTACGGTTATCGAGATTGACAAAATGACAAATGGTCAGCAAATAGAGAGGGCACTGATTCAGGTTGGTTGCCGCCCAACTGTACCAGCAGTGTTCATTGGACAACAACTTATAGGTGGTGCTGACGAAGTCATATGCCTCAACGTCCAAAACAGGCTTGCCCAGTTGCTTTTGAGGGCTAGAGCTATATTTATCTGGAGTTCATAG
- the LOC106794875 gene encoding monothiol glutaredoxin-S6 — MDLITNMVTEKPVVIFSKSTCCMSHSIKSLILSFGASPTVYELDEMTNGQQIERELLQMGCQPSVPAVFIGQQFIGGPQSVTSLHIRNELAPLLL; from the coding sequence ATGGACCTAATCACAAACATGGTAACTGAAAAGCCTGTGGTGATCTTCAGCAAGAGCACATGCTGCATGAGCCACTCCATCAAGTCACTGATACTTAGCTTTGGCGCAAGCCCCACAGTTTATGAGCTTGATGAAATGACAAATGGCCAACAGATTGAAAGGGAACTGCTTCAAATGGGGTGTCAGCCAAGTGTACCAGCTGTGTTTATAGGACAGCAATTTATTGGTGGCCCCCAAAGTGTCACGAGTCTGCATATTCGGAATGAGTTAGCACCACTGCTGctctaa